The genomic window TCGAACCCTAATCGGAATTCCAGAACAAAAGGTGATACCCTACCTTTTATGGAAAATTGGGtgaacaaagaaaaataactGCTACGCTGCTTTCACTGAAAAAAACCCAACAACCACACTTGGTTGCCGTGGTTATCTATTTCCTAAAAAGTAAATGTCTTTTTTCCTTTGGTCGCCTGTAGCAACAACTTTTACCATAGTGATAACTACGTATATGCTTTGTGGTACCAAATGATCGTAGAGCTCAACCACACTGCATGTGGAAAAACATTAATTGGGTCTATCATTGTTTATACACAAGCTCTGAAACGCGTCTCaccaaaacaaaaaaattactgGTTGCTATGCCATTTCCACGCGaattgttttaatttattttatctttctCGGTGGGCAGAGACTGTAGCAACCAGTAAATTCCTTTCAAACGCAGCCTCCAAAGTTAGcataaacaaaaaaaccTAAAGCCTGAGAAACCACAAAGTAGGTCTTCTCGTAAACACCTAATAGTACGTGCTTTCGTCGACATGGTACATAGTAAATAAGGAATAATTaatcaaaatatctttcaatattatgtAAACAACGCGAAATATACCAAACACATTCAGGAGTTTCAGTGTTTCTACCAAAATTAGCTTAACAGATCAACATAAGGTACCTTGCTTTCTCTATGgaaaaatcttcaaaactcatttattggtatttggaataatctaaaaaaataaaaaatatatggtTGCTAAGAGATTCGAACTCTTGCATCTTACGATACCTGAGTGTTCCTGCAGTTTTCTGCAGTCAAGAACTTTTTTCCTTGAATCAGGCGCCTTAGACCGCTCGGCCAAACAACCACTTATTTACGCTTTTCAATCCTACGGTAAGATTTTGATCCGCTACGTTCACATGTTGACCACTCACTTACTGgtatatataattgaagaaggtTCTATACTTAGCGTATTTCATATACTCCTGGAACATGTTATGATTCATTTACAACTTTATAGTGTGCTTCATATAATCACCATGTTATTCTTTAGTTCATGATTTACATGAATGTAACGAATATTACTAGTTAGATGCCCTGATAAGAAGAGTATAAATAAAGTGTCTTAGAGAAAAGATAATTATGATAactaaaatatattatggAACCTTACTCGAAGTTCTCTAACAAAAACATTTataaaatgtatatatggtctttattatataatttatttctcCCAATCTTGATCTGAGACAATTTCGATTCTACGAACTTGTTCCTTATCGGCATCGCTTGGTTTAACCTTAGGAACCTCTAAAGTTAAGATACCACTTGTGTAATCTGCTTTAGCCTGTTCTACATTTATTTTAGGATATTCAGGCAAAGTGACAGAACGCCTGAACTTACCAGATGCACGTTCTTGGACTCTAACATTCCCACTTCTTTCTTCTGTGATAATTGGTGGGATTTCTCCACTGATTGAGAACTGGTTTTTGTTCTTATTATATTCCAAGCtaatgtttttcttttgccTAACCCCCGGAATATTGACTTTAATTTcataattattatcatgGTCTAAAATGTCAATAGGAACAGTTAAGTTTCGGGTGCTACCGAAACCCATAGGAACTAAAGGGATGTCAGTATCAAACCAATTATCTAAATCCGAAGGGCCGTAACGAGGAACTACCATGGAATCATTGTTTCCAGGCCTTATCAATCCCCCTTGGATATTACTATTCCTGTTCGTTTGGGGTCTACGAGCTCTACTCATTGTGCTATCCACTATTCCGAACCCttcatcaaaatcttcAGAAAAGTTGTGAAATGGATAATAAGACATTGTAGTTTATTGATGTATCGACTATTCCTTTCGTCTACTTGATAAAGTTAATGACAATAGACAAACAATGTATAAAATGGATTACTTGCACCTACTTATATATACTTGAGCAATTTTAGGAAGTATTCAGATGAATCATTTGCGTGTTCTGGAAGAACCTGAATAGTTTCCCAAACGCTAAGGGAGAAGGTATCCTTTTTACGATAATGCCTAACCTTAGAATAGTAGCCGTGTCCTAGATTTTCTATTACACACACCACAGATAATTTAGAGCTCCTATCTTTTCAGAATCCATGCACCAAAAGTTATTGTAGTACTTTACAAATAACAGTTTCCGAACATGAAATCTTTTGTATGAGTGAATATGGAATTAAGTAATTAATACTAACCTAAGCAAATATTTCTACATGAGTACTGTTCTACATACTGTGAATCAAAATATCTAcatataaaagaaatacaattttttggcactttttatttactttcCACTAGAAGATTTTACGATTCTAACGACCTTCCAATTTATTCTCAAAACTAAAATAGATAACACtcaaaagtaaataaaacatagaaaaatttggaacaTTCAACTCATATTATTCAGTTACTTATGTTGTTCGATTTAAGTCTTCAAGATACCTTAAGATATATCATCGACTGTATACCACCATCTCGATAGAACAGAAACTGTAAGTACTAAACTATAGAATAATATATGTAAAGTGAAAGTTTCCAAATTAAGGCTCTGTTATATTAGAGTGGTAGTTTTATACTAAATTgcataaaaaaattagtaGGTGCAACGTCCTAAGTATTGATGAAATACGTTAGATGCTTTCTTAAAGTTCAATTGTTACAACTTCAGATTCCAAGTTATTTAAATCAAGTAAAATCACCGAACCTGTCTTACTAAATTCAGGCACAGAAATAATCTTAACGTTAACGCCGTCATTCAATGTGAGGTCCCTAGTACCATACTCAGGTTGATTAGCAACTATATACACATGTGGCCATTCTTTTAATACGAAAGggtcttcttc from Naumovozyma dairenensis CBS 421 chromosome 3, complete genome includes these protein-coding regions:
- the NDAI0C02790 gene encoding Hsp20/alpha crystallin family protein; its protein translation is MSYYPFHNFSEDFDEGFGIVDSTMSRARRPQTNRNSNIQGGLIRPGNNDSMVVPRYGPSDLDNWFDTDIPLVPMGFGSTRNLTVPIDILDHDNNYEIKVNIPGVRQKKNISLEYNKNKNQFSISGEIPPIITEERSGNVRVQERASGKFRRSVTLPEYPKINVEQAKADYTSGILTLEVPKVKPSDADKEQVRRIEIVSDQDWEK